A genomic stretch from Arvicanthis niloticus isolate mArvNil1 chromosome 12, mArvNil1.pat.X, whole genome shotgun sequence includes:
- the LOC117718080 gene encoding LOW QUALITY PROTEIN: olfactory receptor 5K1-like (The sequence of the model RefSeq protein was modified relative to this genomic sequence to represent the inferred CDS: deleted 1 base in 1 codon) yields MTEDNYSLTTEFILIGFSDHPDLKTLLFLVFSTIYLVTMVGNLGLVALIYMEPRLHTPMYIFLGNLALMDSCCSCAITPKMLENFFSVDKRISLYECMAQFYFLCLAETADCFLLAAMAYDRYVAICNPLQYHTMMSKKLCLQMTTGAYIAGNLHSMIHIGFLFRLTFCRSHVIKHFFCDVLPLYRLSCVDPYINELMILIFAGSVQTSTITIVLISYFCILFTIFTMKSTEGRSKALSTCASHFLSVSIFYGSLLYMYIRPSSSNEEYKDIPVAICYTLVIPLLNPFIYSLRNKEVINVMKEQWRDNCNILNTAL; encoded by the exons ATGACTGAGGACAACTACTCCTTGACAACAGAATTCATCCTCATAGGATTCTCAGATCACCCAGACTTAAAGACACTTCTGTTCCTGGTGTTCTCTACCATCTATCTGGTCACCATGGTGGGGAATCTTGGCCTGGTGGCCTTGATCTACATGGAACCTCgtctccacacacccatgtacatcTTTCTGGGTAACCTGGCTCTGATGGACTCCTGCTGCTCCTGTGCCATCACTCCCAAGATGCTGGAGAACTTCTTTTCTGTGGACAAAAGGATTTCTCTTTATGAGTGCATGGCACAGTTCTATTTTCTCTGTCTTGCTGAAACTGCAGACTGCTTTCTTCTGGCAGcaatggcctatgaccgctatgtggccatatGCAACCCTCTGCAGTACCACACCATGATGTCCAAGAAGCTGTGCCTTCAGATGACCACAGGAGCCTACATAGCAGGAAACCTACATTCCATGATTCACATAGGGTTCTTATTCAGGTTAACTTTCTGCAGGTCTCATGTAATCAAGCACTTCTTTTGTGATGTCCTTCCACTATACAGACTCTCGTGTGTTGATCCTTATATCAATGAACTGATGATACTCATCTTTGCTGGTTCAGTTCAAACTTCTACCATTACTATAGTCTTGATATCCTATTTCTGCATTCTCTTTACTATATTCACAATGAAGTCCACAGAGGGAAGAAGCAAAGCCTTATCCACTTGTGCATcccacttcctgtctgtttcAATATTCTATGGGTCTCTTCTCTACATGTATATTCGACCGAGTTCAAGTAATGAAGAGTATAAAGACATACCTGTTGCAATTTGTTATACTTTAGTAATTCCTTTATTAAACCCATTTATTTATAGTCTGAGAAATAAGGAAGTAATTAATGTGATG AAAGAACAATGGAGAGACAATTGTAACATTCTGAATACAGCtctttga